From the Ancylothrix sp. D3o genome, one window contains:
- a CDS encoding N-acetylmuramoyl-L-alanine amidase, with protein sequence MKKILGLALIGSMISVSSAHAQQGLFVAYPSPNHTTNSDRIFLIGSAPPGGEVLVNNQKIERSPGGHFAPTFPLKMGENLFSLRYQNQELQIKVTRESTLPVMPVGLAFAKDSLTPAVDIYRKPGELICFGAVAPANAQVSVQLAGQSIPLFPTQKVELPPNSAVLTDTNQPTTTAGKYQGCASASAPGNLGKPQFQLTLNGQTITQSAPGNVTILSPAEIEIAEVTVDSGVARTGPSTDHSRLTPLPKGTQAIITGREGEWLRLDYGGWIKSGETRIFKAAVPPKSIIRSVTSRPVAGGMEILFPLQVAVPVSVQQGTNTFSLTLYNTTAQTDTIRFDDNPLISRLDWQQLAPEQVQYVFNLKSAQQWGYKLEYRGTTLVLTLRTAPATNNPNQPLSGMTIMLDPGHGGPEDSGARGPNGYPEKEVTLIVSKLLREELIKRGATVLMTREGDIDLLPGDRATMINKQEPNLALSIHYNALPDNGDAMNTKGVGMFWYHTQAHSLAVFLQNYLVEKLGRPSYGVFWNNLALTRPAVAPSLLLELGFMINPYEFEWITNSEEQKKLAVALADGIVEWVAESR encoded by the coding sequence ATGAAAAAAATTCTAGGATTGGCTTTAATTGGTTCTATGATCAGCGTTTCTTCGGCTCATGCTCAACAAGGTTTATTTGTGGCCTATCCCTCCCCAAATCACACAACCAATTCGGATCGAATTTTTTTAATTGGCAGTGCACCCCCAGGCGGAGAAGTGCTAGTAAACAATCAAAAAATAGAGCGCAGTCCGGGGGGTCATTTTGCCCCAACTTTTCCCTTAAAAATGGGCGAAAATTTGTTTAGTTTGCGCTATCAAAATCAAGAATTACAAATCAAAGTAACGCGAGAATCGACTTTGCCGGTGATGCCGGTGGGATTAGCATTTGCCAAAGATTCTTTAACTCCCGCCGTTGATATTTATCGGAAACCAGGGGAATTAATTTGTTTTGGTGCAGTTGCACCGGCCAACGCCCAAGTTTCTGTGCAATTAGCCGGTCAAAGTATCCCCCTTTTCCCCACCCAAAAAGTCGAACTTCCCCCCAATTCTGCTGTTTTAACCGACACAAATCAACCCACCACCACAGCAGGAAAATATCAAGGTTGCGCCAGCGCTTCCGCCCCCGGAAATTTAGGTAAACCTCAATTCCAATTAACATTAAACGGCCAAACAATTACCCAAAGTGCACCCGGAAACGTAACAATATTATCACCGGCAGAAATAGAAATTGCCGAGGTAACAGTTGATAGCGGTGTAGCCAGAACCGGCCCCAGCACTGATCATTCTCGCCTCACCCCCTTACCCAAAGGAACACAGGCAATTATTACCGGACGCGAGGGAGAATGGTTGCGTTTAGATTATGGTGGATGGATAAAAAGTGGAGAAACGCGAATTTTTAAAGCAGCAGTTCCACCAAAATCAATTATTCGCAGTGTCACATCACGTCCGGTAGCTGGGGGGATGGAAATATTATTTCCTTTACAAGTAGCTGTGCCGGTTTCTGTACAGCAGGGAACGAATACATTTAGCCTAACTTTATACAACACAACGGCTCAAACTGATACCATTCGGTTTGATGATAACCCCTTGATTTCTCGCCTCGATTGGCAACAATTAGCACCCGAACAAGTGCAGTACGTTTTTAACTTAAAATCCGCGCAACAATGGGGATATAAACTAGAATATCGCGGCACAACATTGGTGCTAACCTTGCGAACTGCACCGGCCACAAATAATCCCAATCAACCGCTATCTGGCATGACAATTATGCTTGATCCGGGGCATGGCGGGCCAGAAGATTCGGGGGCGCGGGGGCCGAATGGTTATCCTGAAAAAGAAGTAACTTTAATTGTCTCCAAACTATTGCGAGAAGAGTTAATTAAACGTGGCGCAACTGTTTTAATGACGAGGGAAGGGGATATCGATTTGTTACCCGGAGATCGGGCAACGATGATTAATAAACAAGAGCCAAATTTGGCTTTGAGTATTCATTATAACGCCTTGCCGGATAACGGTGATGCGATGAATACAAAAGGCGTGGGGATGTTTTGGTATCATACTCAAGCACACAGTTTAGCCGTGTTTTTGCAGAATTATTTGGTGGAAAAATTAGGCCGGCCTTCCTATGGAGTGTTTTGGAATAATTTAGCCTTAACTCGACCTGCTGTAGCGCCTTCTTTGTTGTTGGAATTGGGCTTTATGATTAACCCTTATGAGTTTGAATGGATTACCAATTCTGAAGAACAGAAAAAATTAGCCGTTGCGTTGGCGGATGGCATTGTTGAATGGGTTGCAGAAAGCCGGTAA
- a CDS encoding YIP1 family protein, whose protein sequence is MKDKPIKTNFKTTLWNALILNADFYEAARNTPKNQRIARTIVILAAFSHVLGSAIILLINLAQPFILFLALVLDGLSVIGGYYFWTFSINLIGDKLKPNHVSYQDLLIPIGFAYAPQVLNFLTVIPLLGRPIELILSVWSLLAVIVAVRQGLDIKTRLAAFICLVGWPVIQLAIGFVQVFEQELVKRF, encoded by the coding sequence ATGAAAGACAAACCCATAAAAACCAATTTTAAAACCACACTTTGGAACGCACTTATTTTGAATGCCGATTTTTATGAAGCGGCTAGGAACACTCCCAAAAATCAACGCATTGCCCGAACAATTGTAATTTTAGCCGCTTTTTCTCACGTTTTGGGAAGTGCTATTATTTTGTTAATAAATCTTGCTCAACCTTTTATTCTTTTTTTGGCCCTGGTATTGGATGGGCTTAGCGTTATCGGGGGTTACTATTTTTGGACATTTAGCATTAATTTAATCGGTGATAAGCTTAAACCCAATCATGTCTCTTACCAAGATTTATTAATTCCGATTGGCTTTGCTTATGCGCCGCAAGTATTAAATTTTTTAACGGTGATTCCTTTATTGGGCCGGCCTATAGAATTAATTTTATCAGTTTGGAGTTTGCTTGCAGTTATTGTGGCTGTTCGGCAAGGTTTAGATATTAAAACTCGTTTGGCGGCTTTTATTTGTTTAGTGGGGTGGCCGGTGATTCAATTAGCTATCGGTTTTGTGCAAGTTTTTGAGCAAGAATTGGTGAAAAGGTTTTAA
- a CDS encoding CTP synthase, whose translation MTKFVFVTGGVVSSIGKGIVAASLGRLLKSRDYSVSILKLDPYINVDPGTMSPFQHGEVFVTQDGAETDLDLGHYERFTETSMSRLNSVTTGSIYQAVINKERRGDYQGGTVQVIPHITNEIKERIRRVAKNTNPDVVITEIGGTVGDIESLPFLEAIRQFRKDVGRNNVLYMHVTLLPWIPAAGEMKTKPTQHSVKELRSIGIQPDILVCRSDRPLQPGMKDKLSEFCDVPPECVITARDASSIYEVPLTLEREGLAQQVLELLNLEQRQPDLSQWQTLVERLYQGGERVEIAIVGKYVRLNDAYLSVVEALRHAGIAAGCELSLRWVNSEDIETNGAQTYLEGVQGILVPGGFGIRGVDGKIAAIEYARHNKIPFLGLCLGMQCSVIEWARHIGGLKDANSAEFDPHTTNPVINLLPEQHDVVDLGGTMRLGLYPCRVAPDSLAFKMYQQEVVYERHRHRYEFNNAYRNLFLESGFAISGTSPDGRLVEIIELRDHPFFIATQFHPEFQSCPNSPHPLFQGFIEAGLQQLQPEPVRQLTAEVF comes from the coding sequence ATGACGAAATTTGTGTTTGTCACCGGCGGAGTTGTCTCCAGTATTGGTAAAGGAATTGTTGCGGCTTCTTTGGGCCGGCTGCTGAAATCAAGGGATTATTCGGTTTCAATTTTGAAGCTTGATCCTTATATAAATGTCGATCCGGGCACCATGAGTCCGTTTCAACATGGTGAAGTTTTTGTGACGCAAGATGGCGCCGAAACTGACCTTGATTTGGGACACTATGAGCGTTTTACAGAAACTTCTATGTCGCGTTTAAATAGTGTTACCACCGGCAGTATCTATCAAGCAGTAATTAATAAAGAACGTCGCGGTGATTATCAAGGCGGAACGGTACAGGTGATTCCTCATATCACCAATGAAATAAAAGAACGCATCCGGCGTGTTGCAAAAAACACTAATCCTGATGTAGTTATTACCGAAATTGGTGGCACAGTTGGTGATATTGAATCGCTGCCTTTTTTGGAAGCAATTCGTCAATTTCGTAAAGATGTGGGGCGAAATAATGTGTTATATATGCACGTTACTTTGCTTCCTTGGATTCCCGCAGCCGGTGAAATGAAAACAAAACCAACGCAACACTCAGTTAAAGAATTGCGTTCAATTGGCATTCAACCGGATATATTAGTGTGCCGGTCTGACCGGCCTCTGCAACCGGGAATGAAAGATAAACTCTCAGAATTTTGTGATGTGCCTCCCGAATGTGTGATTACGGCGCGAGATGCCAGCAGCATATACGAAGTACCCCTAACTCTGGAACGAGAAGGACTCGCACAACAAGTGCTAGAGTTGCTGAATTTAGAACAGCGGCAGCCGGATCTCAGCCAGTGGCAAACTTTAGTAGAACGTTTGTATCAAGGCGGCGAGCGCGTTGAAATTGCCATTGTTGGTAAATATGTGAGATTAAACGACGCTTACTTATCCGTTGTTGAAGCTTTGCGTCACGCTGGCATTGCCGCCGGATGTGAGCTAAGTTTGCGTTGGGTAAACTCAGAAGACATCGAAACAAACGGTGCTCAAACATATTTGGAAGGCGTGCAAGGAATTCTCGTTCCGGGGGGTTTTGGCATTCGCGGTGTTGATGGAAAAATAGCTGCGATTGAATACGCTCGTCACAACAAAATTCCCTTCTTGGGATTATGTTTAGGTATGCAGTGTTCAGTAATAGAATGGGCACGGCATATTGGCGGTTTAAAAGATGCAAATAGTGCGGAATTTGACCCGCATACAACAAATCCTGTCATTAACTTATTGCCAGAACAACATGATGTGGTGGATCTGGGGGGAACAATGCGTTTAGGTTTATATCCTTGCCGCGTTGCACCAGATAGTTTGGCGTTTAAAATGTATCAACAAGAAGTGGTTTATGAACGCCACCGGCACCGTTATGAATTCAACAATGCTTACCGCAATTTATTCTTAGAAAGCGGCTTTGCTATCAGTGGAACTTCACCGGACGGGCGTTTGGTAGAAATTATTGAATTGCGCGACCATCCATTTTTTATTGCCACGCAATTTCACCCAGAATTTCAATCTTGCCCCAACTCGCCACACCCTCTGTTTCAGGGGTTTATCGAAGCTGGCCTCCAGCAATTGCAACCTGAGCCAGTACGTCAATTAACGGCGGAAGTATTTTAA